The following coding sequences lie in one Vibrio spartinae genomic window:
- a CDS encoding HlyD family type I secretion periplasmic adaptor subunit has protein sequence MRKDSYSELSSEELEYVDDKTAALLLNTPDSARIMLWVMAVFFVIAIIWASFAEIDKVTVGNGKVIPSSQVQVIQNLEGGLVKQILVKEGQHVEKGQQLILLDKTQFLSDYREREQEVANLTANVVQLSTSINSVKINEKFDETNWQKNVVVTYSHLKFPKALAEKKAKLVTRQKAQYTQSLDNLRNQLSVVDQQIKQKNQDLIELQARVANLEQSYKYVQKELQMTEPLAKEGVVPEIEILKLQRQVNDIRRDMTSGQLKIPLAKAALKEAMYSRIDTAQTFRSEQQDKLNQAQDKLSALTESAVGLEDRVNRTVVVSPVTGTVKTLNVNTVGGVIQPGMDIVEIVPSEDTLLVEAKIAPQDIAFLRPNLHAIVKFSAYNFSKYGGLEGTLEHISADTSQDEEGNSFYIVRVRTFSTTLHHDGDLPIIPGMTASVDIITGKRTVMEYLLQPILGAQENALKE, from the coding sequence ATGCGTAAAGACAGCTACAGCGAACTTTCATCAGAAGAACTGGAATATGTTGACGATAAAACGGCGGCACTTCTACTGAATACCCCAGATAGTGCTCGGATTATGTTATGGGTTATGGCTGTTTTTTTTGTTATCGCAATCATCTGGGCATCTTTTGCTGAAATAGATAAAGTAACCGTCGGAAATGGCAAAGTCATCCCCTCCTCCCAAGTTCAAGTGATCCAAAACTTAGAAGGCGGGCTGGTCAAACAAATTCTGGTCAAAGAAGGCCAGCACGTCGAAAAAGGGCAACAACTGATACTCCTTGATAAAACCCAATTCTTATCCGATTACCGCGAGCGGGAGCAGGAAGTTGCCAACTTAACAGCAAACGTCGTCCAATTGTCCACATCGATCAACAGTGTGAAAATTAATGAGAAATTCGACGAAACCAACTGGCAGAAAAATGTTGTCGTAACCTACAGTCATTTGAAATTTCCTAAAGCATTGGCCGAAAAAAAAGCCAAATTAGTGACACGACAAAAAGCACAGTACACGCAGTCACTGGATAATTTGAGAAACCAGCTTTCGGTGGTCGATCAACAAATCAAACAGAAAAATCAGGATCTGATTGAATTACAAGCCAGAGTCGCGAATTTGGAGCAAAGCTATAAGTATGTTCAAAAAGAACTACAGATGACTGAACCGCTGGCAAAAGAAGGCGTTGTGCCAGAGATCGAGATCCTAAAATTACAACGGCAAGTGAACGATATCCGCCGAGATATGACATCTGGTCAATTAAAAATACCACTGGCAAAAGCGGCGCTCAAAGAAGCGATGTATAGCCGTATTGATACCGCACAAACCTTCCGTTCCGAGCAGCAGGACAAGTTAAATCAGGCTCAGGATAAATTATCAGCGCTCACCGAGTCAGCCGTCGGGCTGGAAGATCGGGTCAACCGGACGGTGGTCGTTTCTCCGGTCACCGGTACGGTCAAAACGCTCAATGTCAATACAGTGGGTGGCGTGATTCAACCGGGCATGGATATTGTTGAAATTGTTCCGTCAGAAGATACATTACTCGTTGAAGCAAAAATTGCCCCCCAAGACATTGCTTTCCTCCGTCCGAATTTACATGCTATCGTCAAGTTTAGCGCCTATAACTTTAGTAAATATGGTGGATTGGAAGGCACGCTTGAACATATCAGTGCCGATACCTCTCAGGATGAAGAGGGCAACAGTTTCTATATCGTTCGGGTCAGGACGTTTTCCACCACATTGCATCATGATGGAGACCTCCCCATAATCCCGGGAATGACCGCATCAGTCGATATCATCACTGGGAAAAGAACCGTGATGGAGTATCTTTTACAGCCGATACTTGGTGCTCAGGAAAACGCACTGAAAGAATAA
- a CDS encoding PEGA domain-containing protein → MILRHIPALVLALIPLLGPAFAYADEANVAQTDPVATIDAKIDTKQDEIKSISSKYDTEITKLQQLKNDQDRLKREGSKLETKRNRAKSDLDKQYSQLLEDPDIDLATFQKKYQEVWNELKQNQASRLDHEQTITESEMRVSQLKQKQARLKSELDNLKESRVEARVKRINAELMDSNTIEANYKTTCSTTMTLGECANQGVYLTKQKAVSAFQDKLLDNLTESVIAKQNLKNVDLNVSIQDSQILSSGFQGNNDYYTKIQAQLQARPGATAGCKLLAVSTRYCLQGQKNYTPKKEKQWANITVRSDQYQDSVTIDGVSYGSTPVEIVLPHGRHQFTVSKDGYETYNQVITVNSSDTVWVKLRPNKQS, encoded by the coding sequence ATGATACTACGTCACATCCCAGCGCTCGTATTGGCGCTTATCCCTCTTTTGGGACCAGCATTCGCATATGCTGATGAAGCAAATGTCGCACAGACTGACCCTGTTGCGACGATTGATGCAAAAATAGATACAAAACAAGATGAGATAAAATCTATTTCATCCAAGTACGATACTGAAATCACAAAACTCCAGCAGTTGAAAAATGATCAAGACCGTTTGAAACGCGAAGGCAGTAAGCTGGAAACGAAAAGAAATCGTGCCAAATCAGATCTGGACAAACAATATAGCCAACTTCTCGAAGATCCGGACATCGATTTAGCGACTTTTCAGAAGAAGTATCAGGAAGTCTGGAATGAGTTAAAGCAAAATCAAGCATCTCGACTGGATCATGAACAGACGATTACTGAAAGTGAAATGCGTGTCTCCCAGCTCAAACAGAAGCAAGCCCGCCTGAAAAGCGAGCTCGATAACCTGAAAGAGTCTCGGGTTGAAGCTCGGGTCAAACGCATTAATGCTGAGTTGATGGATAGCAACACGATTGAAGCGAACTATAAAACAACATGTTCTACGACGATGACGTTGGGTGAATGTGCGAATCAAGGTGTTTATCTAACCAAACAGAAAGCGGTCTCTGCCTTTCAGGATAAACTACTCGATAATCTGACAGAGTCTGTCATCGCCAAGCAAAATCTTAAAAATGTCGATCTGAATGTATCCATTCAGGATAGCCAGATTTTGTCGAGCGGTTTTCAGGGTAACAATGACTACTACACCAAAATTCAAGCGCAACTTCAGGCTCGGCCAGGAGCAACTGCCGGATGTAAACTGTTGGCTGTATCGACGCGATACTGTCTGCAAGGACAGAAAAACTATACACCAAAAAAGGAAAAGCAGTGGGCAAACATAACCGTCCGCTCTGACCAATATCAGGATTCTGTGACCATTGACGGTGTCAGTTATGGTAGTACCCCGGTAGAGATCGTTCTACCACATGGCCGCCATCAGTTTACAGTGTCCAAAGACGGGTATGAGACATATAATCAGGTCATTACAGTCAATAGTAGTGATACGGTATGGGTCAAACTTCGTCCGAATAAGCAAAGCTAG
- the putA gene encoding bifunctional proline dehydrogenase/L-glutamate gamma-semialdehyde dehydrogenase PutA yields the protein MFTANDVLKSEFVEQPLNKLWALISPLYMADESQWLQELLPLATPTDQEKQEITEKTTQLIQSIRADKKSVQMIDALLLEYSLDTQEGILLMCIAEALMRIPDAETADAFIKDRLSVADWHSHLKNSDSVFVNASTWGLMITGKVLELSDIQSTSPMQALNRLVNRFSEPVIRQAMHQAMKVMGRQFVLGQSIDEAQKNGQSMRDKGYTYSFDMLGEAALTSADANKYCQDYLSAIESVGKASEAGTLQSSHSVSIKLSALHPRYEVANQERVMTELLEALVVLVKRAREFDIGISIDAEEADRLELSLILFEKLYRHDVNRGWGKLGMVVQAYSKRALPALTWLTGLAKDQGDLIPVRLVKGAYWDSEIKWSQQKGYTGYPVFTRKEASDVSYLACARFLLSEHVRGALFPQFASHNAQTVTAVAVMATHHDYEFQRLHGMGDALFNQVMTTYRPAIRIYAPVGNHKDLLPYLVRRLLENGANSSFVHRLVDARCPIDLLNRHPVEALQAFETLHNAAIPLPLDIYPDRRNSYGVNIDIESEAAPFEHKVSEHLHQQWHAAPIIHGEDQYESMIKEKAALTPVTAPYDHRIEVGNVIMANEQQITTAIEIAQQSFPQWRDTELAVRSAYLTHFADLLESHLPEFVALCHQEAGKTIHDSVDEVREAVDFCRYYATQIMQLTPTSHLGFNGAERHTQYLGRGVFVCISPWNFPLAIFVGQVVAALAAGNTVIAKPAEQTSLIAFRAIQLLLETGIPAGVIHLLPCNGKDSGHLLTSHPLIAGVAFTGSTGTAQRINQTLAARPCDPVPLIAETGGQNAMIVDSTALPEQVVRDVLRSAFASAGQRCSALRVLFIQEDVADRVVTLIEGAMQELSVGDPKLHRTDVGPVIDKAAQSRLFTHIENMKQTQTLIAELTLDDECAHGMFVPPAAFEISGIECLKEEHFGPVLHIVRYRAKDLPHIVEQINQTGFGLTLGIHSRNETTYRWIEAHARVGNCYINRDQVGAVVGVQPFGGQGLSGTGPKAGGPHYLYRFTRPFYRDTAVKHSETAVKQGADHGE from the coding sequence ATGTTTACTGCAAATGATGTGTTGAAGTCGGAGTTTGTTGAGCAGCCACTGAATAAACTTTGGGCACTTATCTCGCCACTATATATGGCTGATGAGTCACAATGGCTACAGGAATTGTTACCGCTGGCAACACCGACTGATCAAGAAAAACAAGAAATTACAGAAAAGACGACTCAGTTGATTCAGTCGATCAGAGCCGATAAGAAGTCAGTGCAAATGATTGACGCGCTGCTTCTGGAATATAGTCTGGATACGCAGGAAGGTATTTTGCTGATGTGCATTGCAGAGGCGCTGATGCGTATCCCTGATGCTGAAACAGCCGATGCCTTTATTAAAGATCGACTGAGTGTTGCTGACTGGCATTCTCATTTGAAGAACTCAGACTCGGTTTTCGTCAATGCTTCGACATGGGGATTGATGATTACTGGCAAAGTGCTGGAGTTATCAGATATTCAGAGTACCAGCCCGATGCAGGCATTAAACCGGTTAGTCAACCGTTTCTCTGAGCCTGTCATTCGTCAAGCGATGCATCAAGCCATGAAAGTCATGGGGCGCCAGTTTGTTTTGGGTCAGTCGATCGATGAAGCGCAGAAAAATGGCCAGTCAATGCGTGATAAAGGATATACATATTCTTTCGATATGCTTGGGGAAGCTGCGCTGACCAGTGCGGATGCAAATAAATATTGTCAGGATTATCTGTCAGCCATTGAGTCGGTTGGTAAAGCTTCAGAAGCGGGAACGCTTCAGTCATCGCATTCTGTCTCGATCAAACTGTCTGCATTGCACCCTCGTTATGAAGTCGCGAATCAGGAACGGGTTATGACCGAGCTGCTGGAGGCTCTGGTGGTGCTTGTTAAACGGGCGAGAGAGTTTGATATCGGTATCTCGATCGATGCGGAAGAGGCTGACCGGCTGGAGTTGTCTCTGATACTGTTTGAGAAATTGTACCGCCACGATGTTAACCGCGGCTGGGGCAAGTTGGGAATGGTGGTTCAGGCTTATTCAAAACGCGCGTTACCGGCACTCACTTGGCTGACTGGTTTAGCAAAAGATCAAGGGGATTTAATTCCGGTACGGTTGGTTAAAGGTGCTTATTGGGATAGTGAGATTAAGTGGTCGCAGCAAAAAGGGTACACCGGTTATCCGGTCTTTACCCGCAAAGAAGCATCAGATGTCTCTTACCTAGCCTGTGCTCGCTTTTTGTTATCGGAGCATGTTCGAGGTGCCTTATTTCCTCAGTTTGCCAGTCATAACGCTCAGACAGTGACCGCCGTTGCTGTGATGGCAACACACCATGATTATGAATTCCAGCGGTTACATGGCATGGGTGACGCACTGTTTAATCAGGTAATGACGACTTATCGCCCCGCAATCAGAATTTATGCGCCGGTGGGCAATCACAAGGATTTATTGCCTTATCTGGTGCGGCGTTTGTTAGAAAATGGTGCCAATAGTTCTTTCGTTCATCGGCTGGTCGATGCCCGTTGTCCGATCGATTTACTGAATCGCCATCCTGTGGAGGCACTACAGGCGTTTGAAACGTTGCATAATGCTGCGATTCCGTTACCGCTGGATATCTATCCCGACCGTCGCAATTCCTACGGTGTCAACATTGATATTGAAAGTGAAGCTGCTCCTTTTGAGCACAAAGTCTCTGAGCATTTACATCAGCAATGGCACGCGGCACCGATTATTCATGGCGAAGACCAATACGAAAGCATGATCAAGGAGAAAGCTGCGTTGACGCCGGTCACTGCACCTTATGATCATCGCATCGAAGTCGGAAACGTGATCATGGCAAATGAGCAGCAGATTACGACAGCGATTGAGATCGCACAGCAATCGTTTCCTCAATGGCGCGACACTGAGCTTGCTGTTCGGTCTGCGTATTTGACACATTTTGCTGATCTGTTGGAATCACACTTGCCAGAGTTTGTTGCATTGTGTCATCAAGAAGCGGGTAAAACCATCCATGACAGTGTTGATGAAGTCCGGGAGGCAGTCGATTTCTGTCGTTATTATGCCACTCAGATCATGCAACTCACGCCAACATCGCATCTCGGTTTCAATGGTGCTGAACGGCATACGCAGTATCTGGGACGTGGTGTTTTTGTCTGTATCAGCCCATGGAATTTCCCATTAGCGATCTTCGTTGGACAAGTGGTCGCGGCTTTGGCAGCAGGGAATACGGTGATTGCCAAACCCGCGGAACAGACGTCCCTCATTGCATTTCGTGCGATTCAACTGTTGTTGGAAACGGGGATTCCTGCCGGTGTGATCCATTTGTTGCCGTGCAATGGTAAAGACAGTGGTCACTTACTTACCTCTCATCCGTTAATTGCCGGTGTTGCTTTTACCGGTTCAACAGGAACAGCACAACGAATCAACCAAACATTAGCAGCAAGACCATGTGACCCGGTTCCTTTAATCGCCGAAACTGGTGGGCAAAATGCCATGATTGTTGATAGTACGGCATTGCCTGAACAGGTTGTGAGGGATGTTTTGCGTTCAGCATTCGCGTCAGCCGGACAACGTTGCTCAGCATTACGTGTGTTATTCATCCAAGAGGATGTCGCGGATCGGGTGGTGACATTGATTGAAGGGGCAATGCAGGAGCTTTCCGTCGGTGATCCCAAACTGCATCGTACTGATGTAGGGCCGGTGATCGATAAAGCAGCACAGAGCCGGTTATTCACGCATATTGAAAATATGAAACAGACTCAAACGCTCATTGCTGAACTGACCTTGGATGATGAATGTGCGCATGGCATGTTTGTCCCACCGGCGGCATTTGAAATTAGTGGGATTGAATGTCTGAAAGAAGAACATTTTGGTCCGGTATTACATATCGTTCGTTATCGGGCAAAAGATTTGCCACACATTGTTGAACAGATCAATCAGACTGGTTTCGGTTTGACCTTAGGGATTCATAGCCGGAATGAAACAACGTACCGGTGGATTGAAGCGCATGCCCGGGTCGGAAACTGTTATATCAACCGTGATCAGGTTGGTGCTGTTGTGGGCGTTCAGCCGTTTGGAGGGCAAGGATTGTCAGGGACAGGGCCAAAAGCTGGCGGGCCTCATTATCTCTACCGGTTTACCCGCCCTTTTTATCGTGACACAGCGGTAAAACATAGTGAAACAGCGGTAAAACAAGGAGCGGACCATGGTGAGTAA
- a CDS encoding 1-pyrroline-5-carboxylate dehydrogenase, with amino-acid sequence MVSKTTHFSDAALAWQQWNLTDFSSKSEHLLRLAQALELDAADFAQVITYHLNSARTRIAEGQLLVGPTGETNELYSSGRGVVVLLHKRSGVNASLAVVAQLAAALIAGNSILLCSDDTPLNSRLASALENSCFPVHLVQIVAVEAFNQIMTCDVRQVGMICEPQDARQVNQELSKRPGVIISPVIETDLDQLPMAHDAALVLRFITERTRTINITAIGGNASLLEMGSSNH; translated from the coding sequence ATGGTGAGTAAAACAACACATTTTTCTGATGCTGCTTTGGCATGGCAGCAATGGAACTTAACAGATTTTAGTTCTAAAAGTGAGCATTTACTTCGTCTTGCTCAAGCTTTGGAACTCGATGCGGCTGACTTTGCTCAGGTCATTACTTATCACCTCAATAGTGCGAGAACTCGGATTGCAGAGGGACAGCTTTTAGTTGGTCCGACAGGGGAAACAAACGAACTCTATAGTTCTGGACGCGGGGTTGTCGTGCTCCTTCACAAACGAAGCGGTGTCAATGCTTCACTGGCTGTGGTTGCTCAGTTAGCAGCCGCTTTAATTGCTGGAAACAGTATTTTACTTTGTTCTGATGATACGCCGCTGAATTCACGTTTGGCGTCAGCATTGGAAAACAGTTGTTTTCCCGTTCATCTGGTACAAATCGTGGCGGTTGAGGCATTTAATCAGATCATGACGTGTGACGTGCGTCAGGTCGGAATGATTTGTGAGCCGCAAGATGCCCGACAGGTAAATCAAGAACTGTCTAAGCGCCCGGGCGTGATTATTAGTCCGGTTATCGAAACGGATTTGGATCAGCTCCCGATGGCACATGATGCAGCACTAGTGTTACGTTTCATCACGGAACGGACACGCACTATAAATATAACAGCGATAGGGGGAAATGCTTCTTTATTAGAAATGGGAAGCTCGAACCACTAA
- a CDS encoding formylglycine-generating enzyme family protein yields MRQGITALLSTLLLGFVSFSAFAEDATLPEKAAPLVNQIDDALFSKNTDLEKAQNVLQEKQQTVANQQTELSRLRQQDKELSAKLNRTKKDLENAYQKMISDPKLDISSYQSTYQNAWSKYKQNQKSLFDMDNQLEEQKGSLKDQETKVSLLKKNIADLQRNKLKARAKRLRIELLKEGVEKVSFTNRCHPSMTIAACEQQTIKLALQKAVKQFQTSLINSVSESPTAIKHASKASLNIHVLQHQTVQSGFSDASRYQTIVEARLGAKPDNAAPCQLLDIDAQYCIIDDQQPIQQEVAWFNLILRSNLYDDQVIIDDVRYGHTPLTLTLSEGVHQIRIEKTGYIPYQTEINLKSDSQLRAVLKEEHNQLKTGYAFADGLSQSLSGPELVTITPGKFFIGEHASTQVFLDHAFAISSTPITVGLFKVFVTQTNYRSDAELMKTCVAMINNQMTPQSGHYWRNPGFKQSSQSPVVCVSQNDAKAFTNWLSKQTGFKYRLPTEDEWEIAARAGTQTDYWWGDDFATGLANTGWSGSFWANKSTSPVKSFPANPLGLYDVIGNVWEWTSAPQGLLKGGAWSFSPLNAVVYSQLFSEPSTAANYIGFRVVREIKE; encoded by the coding sequence ATGCGACAAGGAATAACTGCTCTATTATCAACCCTCCTGCTTGGTTTCGTATCATTCAGCGCTTTTGCTGAAGATGCGACATTGCCAGAAAAAGCCGCACCTTTAGTCAACCAAATTGACGATGCACTTTTCAGTAAAAATACAGATCTGGAAAAAGCCCAGAACGTTTTGCAAGAAAAACAACAGACCGTCGCAAACCAACAAACCGAGCTCAGCAGACTTCGTCAGCAAGATAAGGAACTTTCAGCCAAGCTGAACCGAACCAAAAAAGATTTGGAAAATGCCTATCAAAAGATGATCTCGGATCCCAAACTGGATATCAGCTCTTATCAGTCGACCTACCAGAATGCATGGTCAAAATACAAGCAAAATCAGAAGAGTTTGTTTGATATGGATAACCAACTGGAAGAACAGAAAGGGTCACTCAAAGATCAGGAAACCAAGGTTTCTCTACTCAAAAAGAACATTGCCGATCTCCAGCGAAATAAGTTGAAAGCTCGGGCAAAACGGTTGAGGATCGAACTGTTAAAAGAAGGGGTGGAAAAAGTCAGCTTTACCAACCGTTGTCACCCATCAATGACCATTGCCGCATGTGAACAGCAAACCATAAAATTGGCTCTGCAAAAAGCGGTCAAACAGTTCCAGACGTCTTTAATAAACAGTGTTAGCGAATCTCCAACTGCAATAAAACATGCTTCAAAGGCATCCCTGAATATTCATGTCCTTCAGCATCAAACGGTTCAATCAGGTTTCTCTGATGCCAGCCGTTATCAAACCATTGTTGAAGCACGGTTAGGAGCGAAGCCGGACAATGCAGCGCCTTGCCAACTTTTAGATATTGATGCCCAGTACTGTATCATTGACGATCAACAACCAATTCAGCAGGAAGTTGCTTGGTTTAATCTGATACTTCGTTCCAATCTGTATGACGATCAGGTAATTATTGATGATGTTCGCTATGGTCATACACCACTGACATTAACGCTATCGGAAGGTGTTCATCAGATCCGGATCGAAAAAACAGGTTATATTCCATATCAAACAGAGATTAATTTGAAGTCAGACAGCCAACTTCGGGCTGTTTTGAAAGAAGAGCATAATCAGTTGAAAACTGGCTATGCATTTGCGGATGGATTATCACAAAGCCTCTCAGGCCCCGAGTTGGTCACGATAACGCCAGGGAAATTCTTCATCGGGGAACATGCATCGACTCAAGTGTTCCTTGATCATGCTTTCGCAATTTCATCGACCCCCATCACTGTTGGACTGTTCAAAGTGTTTGTCACGCAGACCAATTACCGTTCAGATGCAGAACTGATGAAAACGTGTGTGGCGATGATCAATAACCAAATGACCCCACAGTCTGGTCATTACTGGCGTAACCCCGGGTTTAAACAATCCTCGCAATCGCCTGTTGTTTGCGTCAGCCAAAATGATGCGAAAGCATTTACAAACTGGCTTTCAAAACAAACAGGGTTTAAATACCGACTCCCAACGGAAGATGAATGGGAAATTGCAGCTCGGGCTGGCACGCAAACCGACTACTGGTGGGGCGATGATTTTGCGACTGGTTTAGCCAATACCGGGTGGAGTGGCTCTTTCTGGGCAAACAAAAGTACATCTCCGGTCAAATCATTCCCAGCGAACCCTCTCGGGCTGTATGACGTTATCGGCAACGTCTGGGAATGGACCAGCGCGCCTCAAGGTCTCCTCAAAGGCGGTGCTTGGAGTTTCTCGCCACTCAATGCCGTGGTCTATAGCCAACTCTTCTCTGAGCCATCAACAGCCGCGAATTACATCGGCTTTCGGGTTGTAAGAGAAATTAAAGAGTAA
- a CDS encoding helix-turn-helix domain-containing protein gives MSMQKKTSLLVSDQVPTPRPAEVMTLPSGMDCHAHFYTQIVVCLNGMTEFEISGYGNRVGPGQGCIVHAGANHAFGGIVESADIMVLNLPFPATETPLMMQQLNDLSSSGCYFCLDEPFKNLIRILGQEIATAPEDYLLSQACHDTLVSILPRHITGYVPHAKESRFDMDIIDHYIDRNIGRPITVAQLAGSVFLGESQFHSHFKATTGVTPYQYVLNKRVQMAKRLIQQGGYTLGQVADITGFSGQSSFSHAFIRLVGLSPSAYKKRYQK, from the coding sequence ATGTCTATGCAAAAAAAAACTTCCCTACTTGTGTCCGATCAAGTTCCGACACCGAGACCGGCGGAAGTGATGACGTTGCCGTCGGGGATGGATTGTCATGCTCATTTTTATACACAAATTGTCGTGTGCCTCAATGGCATGACGGAGTTTGAAATCAGCGGATATGGTAATCGAGTCGGCCCGGGGCAGGGGTGTATTGTCCACGCGGGAGCCAACCATGCTTTCGGTGGGATTGTTGAAAGCGCTGATATCATGGTTCTCAATTTACCGTTTCCTGCCACAGAAACACCACTGATGATGCAACAACTCAATGATCTGTCGAGTTCGGGGTGTTATTTCTGTCTTGATGAACCATTTAAAAATCTGATTCGAATTCTGGGGCAGGAGATTGCCACAGCTCCGGAGGATTATCTCTTGAGTCAAGCTTGCCATGATACGCTGGTCTCGATCTTACCTCGTCATATCACTGGTTATGTTCCGCACGCTAAAGAATCTCGCTTTGATATGGATATCATCGATCATTATATCGACCGAAATATAGGCCGACCGATCACGGTTGCCCAACTTGCCGGCAGTGTTTTTCTCGGAGAAAGTCAGTTCCACTCACATTTTAAAGCAACGACCGGCGTCACACCGTATCAGTATGTACTGAATAAGCGGGTTCAAATGGCAAAACGGCTCATTCAACAGGGCGGATATACTTTGGGTCAAGTTGCGGATATCACCGGTTTCTCTGGTCAGAGTTCTTTCTCTCATGCATTTATTCGACTCGTGGGTCTTTCCCCTTCTGCTTACAAGAAACGTTATCAAAAATAA
- the pdxH gene encoding pyridoxamine 5'-phosphate oxidase, translating to MELSDIRREYIQGGLRRKDLMSNPFHQFEHWLQQAINANISDPTAMTVATVAPDGQPFQRIVLLKDSGEHGFIFYTNLGSRKAHHIEHNNRISLHFPWHMLERQVHITGRAQKLSAMENFKYFSSRPKDSQLAAIASHQSQRISARGILEGKFLELKQKFVKGEIPVPSFWGGYRVIPESFEFWQGGEHRLHDRFLYAQQEACQGDGQWEINRLAP from the coding sequence ATGGAACTCTCAGATATTCGTCGGGAATATATTCAAGGTGGCTTAAGAAGAAAAGATTTGATGTCAAATCCTTTTCATCAATTCGAGCATTGGCTACAACAGGCGATTAATGCCAATATTTCTGATCCGACAGCCATGACTGTTGCGACAGTTGCTCCCGACGGTCAACCTTTTCAACGGATTGTGTTGCTGAAGGATTCTGGTGAACATGGCTTTATTTTCTATACCAATCTGGGCAGTCGTAAAGCTCACCATATTGAACACAATAATCGCATTAGTCTCCATTTTCCGTGGCACATGCTAGAGCGTCAGGTGCATATCACCGGACGGGCTCAGAAACTTTCAGCGATGGAAAATTTTAAATACTTTTCCTCTCGTCCAAAAGATAGTCAATTGGCTGCCATTGCAAGTCATCAGAGTCAGCGAATCTCTGCTCGGGGCATCCTGGAAGGGAAGTTTCTGGAGTTAAAACAAAAATTTGTAAAAGGAGAGATTCCTGTCCCCAGTTTTTGGGGGGGGTATCGGGTGATTCCTGAAAGTTTCGAATTTTGGCAGGGTGGGGAACATCGTTTACACGATCGATTCCTTTATGCACAACAGGAAGCATGTCAAGGTGACGGACAGTGGGAGATTAACCGATTGGCTCCTTAA